A part of Heliangelus exortis chromosome 3, bHelExo1.hap1, whole genome shotgun sequence genomic DNA contains:
- the TMEM244 gene encoding putative transmembrane protein 244, which produces MALKVKIAETKVVLVNLFICIVVFYAVYYVVLSVCFAVFKIKMLDGLAPFDFKTNPSWINPYYLVLVISLETTFFICGLLFALVVEEWVWDYAVTVTIIHIIITSIVMSEFPLMLHWWLALGCGVISMICGGQILAYYLFKDNFIYPTLDDF; this is translated from the exons ATGGCTCTCAAGGTCAAAATTGCTGAAACCAAG GTTGTTCTGGTGAACCTGTTCATATGCATCGTAGTTTTCTATGCAGTGTACTATGTGGTCCTATCTGTGTGCTTCGCAGTATTCAA GATTAAAATGTTGGATGGTTTGGCACCCTTTGATTTTAAGACAAATCCCTCATGGATTAACCCATATTATTTAG TTCTTGTGATATCATTGGAAACAACTTTCTTCATTTGTGGTCTACTGTTTGCCCTGGTTGTGGAGGAATGGGTCTGGGATTATGCTGTAACAGTTACTATTATTCATATCATCATAACTTCAATTG TTATGTCTGAATTTCCCCTGATGTTACACTGGTGGCTGGCATTAG gatgtgGAGTAATTTCAATGATTTGTGGAGGACAGATTTTGGCATACTACTTGTTCAAAGACAACTTCATTTACCCGACTCTAGAtgatttttga